A DNA window from Rubripirellula tenax contains the following coding sequences:
- a CDS encoding HD-GYP domain-containing protein, with protein MRIEFVMLGADYIPISVATLLPTEVVGLDLFQQESKNDQYKLYRASDYPLTMDDLSRLRGRGVTRLYISKAARAVYQTYLRKVATSSDSDSVPLIARVGALNEVVRDVLETAFKRDDVDKTVHAAERLGSLATEIISQDEFTVSDLFQVLHHDYATFTHSANVAFYAGILATELGYSKENVERITTGGLLHDLGKLEIGEEILCKPGKLDESEFRKIRLHPGLGFKKLAHREDLCEGQLMMAYQHHERLDGRGYPVGCVDSDLHPWAKICAVVDVFEALTSQRPYRTPMPRSKALELQSRDSGKAFDPEILACWKSIIQRDSAS; from the coding sequence TGTTCCAACAGGAATCGAAGAACGATCAATACAAACTGTACCGGGCGTCGGATTATCCGTTGACGATGGACGACCTGTCACGCTTGCGGGGACGCGGCGTCACGCGTTTGTATATCAGCAAAGCGGCTCGTGCTGTCTATCAAACCTATTTGCGAAAAGTCGCGACGTCATCAGATTCCGATTCGGTGCCCCTGATCGCGAGAGTCGGTGCCCTCAACGAAGTGGTTCGCGACGTCCTGGAAACGGCTTTCAAACGCGACGACGTCGATAAAACGGTGCATGCGGCCGAACGCTTGGGCTCGCTCGCGACCGAAATCATCTCGCAAGATGAATTTACGGTAAGCGACTTGTTTCAAGTGCTTCATCATGACTACGCGACGTTCACGCACTCGGCCAACGTCGCCTTCTACGCAGGGATCCTGGCGACAGAGTTGGGATACAGCAAAGAAAACGTCGAACGAATCACAACCGGTGGATTGCTACACGATCTTGGGAAACTCGAGATCGGCGAAGAAATTCTATGTAAGCCTGGAAAGTTGGACGAAAGCGAGTTCCGCAAAATTCGTCTGCACCCAGGTTTGGGTTTCAAAAAACTCGCCCATCGAGAGGATCTTTGCGAAGGCCAATTGATGATGGCGTACCAGCATCACGAGCGCCTCGACGGACGCGGGTATCCCGTCGGTTGTGTTGATTCGGACCTTCACCCGTGGGCAAAAATTTGCGCTGTGGTAGATGTCTTCGAAGCGCTGACAAGTCAACGACCTTACCGTACCCCCATGCCGCGAAGCAAAGCACTTGAATTGCAGTCTCGTGATAGCGGCAAAGCATTTGACCCGGAGATACTTGCATGTTGGAAATCGATTATCCAACGCGATTCAGCGAGTTGA